The uncultured Cohaesibacter sp. genomic sequence ACGATTGAATATACTGTCGTCATCACCATCGGCCTTTTGGGCGTTGCCATGGCCCTTGCCCTGATTGTTCAGGGACAGGGCAAAGCGATTTCTGCCTATAGAACGATCTATTTCCTGCCAGTGGTCACCGGCTTTGCCTCTGCCGCCCTGCTGTGGGTGTGGCTGTCAAACGTGGACACGGGCCTGTTCTCACCACTGGCGCAGGATATCGGGCTCACCGAAGGGCGCGTGAATATCCTTGCCAGTTTCACGCCTGCCTTCTGGTCGGTCATTGCCATGGTCATCTGGAAGATGGCCGGTTTCTACATGGTGATCCTGATGAGCGGCCTGCAGTCCATTCCAACCGACTATATCGAGGCGGCGCGGATCGATGGTGCCAAATGGAGCCAGCGCTTCCGCTTCATCATCATGCCGCTCATCCGCAAGCCCTTTGCGCTGGCCCTCATCCTGTGTATTTCGGGCTCGATGCTGGCCTTTGACCAATTCTACATCATCCTCAGCGGTGGCCCGCGCAACCAGACAGTGACCGCCGTTTACAAGATCTTCAACGAAAGCTTCATCTCGTTCCGTTTGGGGTATGGCGCTGCGCTCTCCATGGTGCTGCTGCTCATCCTTCTGGTGCTGAGTGTCATTCAGCTTGCATTCCTGAGCGACAGGGGGCCGAAAAAATGAATGCCGTGACTTTTTCCGATCAAGCCATAAGCTCTTCGGCTGCCCCCACCCAACGCAAGGGGCGCTTGCGCTATCACAAGCTGCTCTTTCATGTCACCTCGGTGCTGGTTGCCCTGCTGTTTCTGGCGCCGCTGGTGTGGGTGGTGCTCTCAAGTTTCCGCACCCCGGTAGAATCCACCCAGCCCCCAATTCCGCCTTGGCCGATGGAAGGCTTCAGCATCTCGAGCTATGAGCGGCTGGAAAATTTCGGCCAGTCTGTGCTGCATTATTCGGGCAACTCCCTGTTTGTCGCCGTGGGCACATCAATGCTGACCATCGTGGTCTCTCTTTTGGCGGGCTATGGCTTCTCACGCTATCGCTTCCCGCTCAAGGGCTTTGCCTTCGTGCTCATCCTGTCCACCATGATGATCCCGTTCCAATCGATCCTGACTCCGCTATTCCTGCTGCTTGCCAAGATGGGATTGCAGAATACGCTGATCGGTCTGGTCTTCATCTATACAACCCTGCAATTGCCCTTTTCGGTTTTCATGATGCGCAACGCCTTTGACTCTGTGCCCAAGGAAATCGAGGAAGCCGCCCGCATGGATGGCGTCAAGGGCTGGCGCATGCTGGTGCAGGTGATGGGACCACTGGTTTTGCCCGGTGTTGTGACTGTGGGGCTGTTTGCCTTCCTCAATGCATGGAACGAATTTCTCGCAGCCCTCGTGCTGCTCACCGATCAAAGCAAGTTTACCTTGCCGGTCCTGATGACCGCCGTCCAGCACGGACGCTATGGATCGGTGGACTGGGGCGCCGTGCAGGCTGGCGTCACGCTGATGATGATTCCCTGCATGATCCTCTTCCTTATTCTTCAACGCTCCTACATCCGAGGCCTCACGGCCGGTGCTGTGAAATAGGCAGCCCTTCCGCGAAAGGACACATCAATGAACTCTATTCCTTCTTCCAAAGCTGGTGAGGCCATGCAGCCAAAGGCAAAATTCAGGCCGCTTGCCGTCAACCAGATTGAGGTCAGTGGCTTCTTCGGCCCCAAGCTGGATGTGATTGCCACCACAACGGCGAAGATCCTGTTTGATCGCTGCATCGAGGCGCGGATGCTGGAACAGGTCGATCCGGACCTGCCCAATCCGGGGATTGTCATCCCTTTTCAGCATAACAACACAGTTACGACGCAAATGTTCTGGGATTCCGATTTCGGCAAGAGCATCGAAACGGCAGCCTATGCGCTCAACCGAAAGAGCGACGCCGAGCTTGAGGCCCGAGTCGATGAAGTCATCGATGCCTATGGACGCCTGCAGGCTGAGGATGGGTATCTCAACAGCTGGTATCTGCGCATCGAGCCGGGTAAACGCTGGACCAACCTCAGAGACCGGCACGAACTCTACAATGCAGGCCATCTGATGGAGGGGGCGATTGCCTATTATCATGCGACCGGCAAGCGCAAGTTCCTTGACATCATGTGCCGCTATGCCGATTGCATCGACGCCACTTTCGGACCGGAAGCTGGCAAGAAACGCGGCTATCCGGGCCATCCGGAGCTGGAGCTGGCGCTCATCAAGCTTGGCCGCGTTACAGGTGAACAACGCTATCTCGATCTGGCGAAATTCTTTGTCGATATACGCGGCGAGACACCCAATTATTTTGATGCAGAAGCCCATGCACGCGGCGAAAAGCCGGAGGACTTCCACTTCTCGACGCTGGAATATTGTCAGGCGCACAAGCCGGTGCTGGCGCAAAGGGAAGTGGTGGGCCACGCAGTGCGTGCCGCCTATCTCTATGCCGGCATGGCGGATGTGGCGACGGAGTTTTCCGATGCCAGCCTGGACCCCGCCCTCAACGCACTTTGGGCCCATCTGACCGAGCGCAACCTTTATGTCACCGGGGGCTTTGGACCTTCCAAGGACAATGAAGGGCTGACCTTCGATTATGACCTGCCCAACGACTCCGCCTATGCGGAAACCTGCGCTGCGGTAGCTCTGGTCTTCTGGGCCAGCCGGATGCTCGGGCGTGAGCCTGATGCGCGCTATGGGGATGTCATGGAGCGGGCCATCTATAACAATGTGCTTTCGGGCCTTTCCGATGATGGCAGCCATTTCTTCTATGACAATCCGCTGGAAAGCCACGGCTATCATCATCGCTGGCGCTGGCATCGCTGTCCTTGCTGCCCGCCCAACGTTTCGCGGCTGCTGGCTTCCATCGGCACCTATTTTTATGGTGTGGCGCAGGACGAAATCGCGGTGCATCTCTATTGCACCAACAAGGCAGAATTGACCGTTGCCGGACATAAGGTGACCCTTGGCCAGACCACCAACTATCCCGTTGACGGTTTGATCGCGTTCCAGATCGAGCCAGAGGAAGCCTGTATGTTCACGCTCTCCCTGCGCATTCCCGATTGGGCCGATGGCTATAGCCTGAAACTGAATGGCACGGCGCTCGATACCAAACCGGAGAAGGGCTATATTCGCCTTGAGCGTGAGTGGCAGGCTGGCGACACGCTAACCCTTGATCTCGATATGCAGCCGCACAAGCTCTATGCCAATACGCAGGTTGCCCATGATCAGGGCCGCACGGCGCTCTTGCGCGGCCCCTTTGTCTATTGCATCGAAGGGGTGGATCACGATGCCCCGCTCAACACCTATCTTGTCAAGGATTCGGTTCCGATTGAGACCTCTCGCATAGACAAGTGGCCGGACACTGTGGCGTTAAAAATGGAAGCTTTGGTGGAATATCGCAAGGACGACACCCTTTACAATACAGAGCCACCGTTGAGAAAGCCTGCAACACTCAAGGCTATTCCTTACTATCTTTGGGATAATCGCGAGCCGGGCGAAATGCTCGTCTGGTTGCGCAGGGAGGCATGACGATGAACGAGCAAGTCAATCTACAACGCATTCAACGACAGGCAGGCCTCTGTTTGCGGCGCGTCAGCAAGTCCTTCGGCTCGGTGCAGGTGATCCGCGATGTTGATCTTGATATCGAGGGCGGCGAATTTGTCGTCTTCGTCGGACCATCAGGCTGTGGCAAGTCAACCCTGTTGCGGCTCATCGCCGGACTGGAAGAAGTCACCAGCGGCGATGTGTTGATTGCCGGCAAGGATGTCACCGAGGAAGACCCTTCCGATCGGGGCATCGCCATGGTGTTCCAGACCTATGCCCTTTATCCGCATATGACGGTGGCGCAAAATATGGGCTTCGGACTCAAGGTGGCCGGACGCTCCAAGGCCGAGGTCGAGGAGAAAGTCGGGCGGGCCGCAGATGTCTTGCAGCTCAACGATTATCTGGATCGCCGACCCGGCCAGCTCTCCGGCGGACAAAGACAACGCGTGGCCATCGGTCGAGCGATTGTACGCGACCCCGATGTCTTCCTGTTTGACGAACCCCTGTCCAACCTTGACGCAGAGCTGCGCGTGGATATGCGCATCGAGATTGCCCGCCTTCACCAGAAGCTTGGCAACACGATGATTTATGTAACCCACGACCAGACCGAAGCCATGACGCTGGCAGACAAGATCGTGGTTCTGCGCGACGGGCGCATCGAGCAGGTCGGTTCTCCTTCAACCCTTTATGATGACCCGGACAATATGTTTGTCGGCGGCTTCATAGGCAGCCCGAAAATGAATTTCATGGACGGCATAATGCGCCCGGACGGGGTTGAGGTTGCCGGGGTTGTTCTAAAAACCCGCCCCATTGCCAACCGCCCTGCCGACGGCATGCCGGTCCATGTGGGCATTCGGCCTGAACATTGGCGGCTGGCCGAAAACGGGCAGATGGCAGTGCCCTTCAAGGTGGCTTTCTCGGAATTTCTGGGCGGCGCCAGCTATCTTT encodes the following:
- a CDS encoding beta-L-arabinofuranosidase domain-containing protein; this translates as MNSIPSSKAGEAMQPKAKFRPLAVNQIEVSGFFGPKLDVIATTTAKILFDRCIEARMLEQVDPDLPNPGIVIPFQHNNTVTTQMFWDSDFGKSIETAAYALNRKSDAELEARVDEVIDAYGRLQAEDGYLNSWYLRIEPGKRWTNLRDRHELYNAGHLMEGAIAYYHATGKRKFLDIMCRYADCIDATFGPEAGKKRGYPGHPELELALIKLGRVTGEQRYLDLAKFFVDIRGETPNYFDAEAHARGEKPEDFHFSTLEYCQAHKPVLAQREVVGHAVRAAYLYAGMADVATEFSDASLDPALNALWAHLTERNLYVTGGFGPSKDNEGLTFDYDLPNDSAYAETCAAVALVFWASRMLGREPDARYGDVMERAIYNNVLSGLSDDGSHFFYDNPLESHGYHHRWRWHRCPCCPPNVSRLLASIGTYFYGVAQDEIAVHLYCTNKAELTVAGHKVTLGQTTNYPVDGLIAFQIEPEEACMFTLSLRIPDWADGYSLKLNGTALDTKPEKGYIRLEREWQAGDTLTLDLDMQPHKLYANTQVAHDQGRTALLRGPFVYCIEGVDHDAPLNTYLVKDSVPIETSRIDKWPDTVALKMEALVEYRKDDTLYNTEPPLRKPATLKAIPYYLWDNREPGEMLVWLRREA
- a CDS encoding sugar ABC transporter permease; the protein is MTDSLMAGPETSMPTRRRRRRHSQWNGLLFVLPALLLVTIFFIVPLGMAAWMSLHKWPLMGVPRWVGFDNYERLLTDKSFWSSLWFTIEYTVVITIGLLGVAMALALIVQGQGKAISAYRTIYFLPVVTGFASAALLWVWLSNVDTGLFSPLAQDIGLTEGRVNILASFTPAFWSVIAMVIWKMAGFYMVILMSGLQSIPTDYIEAARIDGAKWSQRFRFIIMPLIRKPFALALILCISGSMLAFDQFYIILSGGPRNQTVTAVYKIFNESFISFRLGYGAALSMVLLLILLVLSVIQLAFLSDRGPKK
- the ugpC gene encoding sn-glycerol-3-phosphate ABC transporter ATP-binding protein UgpC; translated protein: MNEQVNLQRIQRQAGLCLRRVSKSFGSVQVIRDVDLDIEGGEFVVFVGPSGCGKSTLLRLIAGLEEVTSGDVLIAGKDVTEEDPSDRGIAMVFQTYALYPHMTVAQNMGFGLKVAGRSKAEVEEKVGRAADVLQLNDYLDRRPGQLSGGQRQRVAIGRAIVRDPDVFLFDEPLSNLDAELRVDMRIEIARLHQKLGNTMIYVTHDQTEAMTLADKIVVLRDGRIEQVGSPSTLYDDPDNMFVGGFIGSPKMNFMDGIMRPDGVEVAGVVLKTRPIANRPADGMPVHVGIRPEHWRLAENGQMAVPFKVAFSEFLGGASYLYGTIGEKSCTVNVEREAISERGAILKLTTDADHICLFDQNEQRIR
- a CDS encoding carbohydrate ABC transporter permease, encoding MNAVTFSDQAISSSAAPTQRKGRLRYHKLLFHVTSVLVALLFLAPLVWVVLSSFRTPVESTQPPIPPWPMEGFSISSYERLENFGQSVLHYSGNSLFVAVGTSMLTIVVSLLAGYGFSRYRFPLKGFAFVLILSTMMIPFQSILTPLFLLLAKMGLQNTLIGLVFIYTTLQLPFSVFMMRNAFDSVPKEIEEAARMDGVKGWRMLVQVMGPLVLPGVVTVGLFAFLNAWNEFLAALVLLTDQSKFTLPVLMTAVQHGRYGSVDWGAVQAGVTLMMIPCMILFLILQRSYIRGLTAGAVK